The nucleotide window ATCCGTTGCACTCGTCCGCCGATCCCCGTCGGGTCCTGGTCGCCCGCGTCCCGCTGTCGGGCGCCGCCGCCCGGAGGGCGCCGGAGTCACGGAAAGTAGGGGGAACCGGATCCGGTCGGTGGCGTTTCATGCACGGATCGATGACGTTGGACACGTTCTCGCCCGACGCGCGGCTGGTCGTGCTCGCCGGTGACCGGTCCGTGTACGGAGCGTCGCGACTCCGGCTGGCGGTTCAGCCGATCGTGTGCGAACTCGTGGAGTGCGAGCGCTGGAAGGCCTCTCCGGCGGGCTCCTGGCCTCTAGCCTGCGGGCGTGGGCACCGAGACGGGAGAGCGCGTGTGACCGTGGCCGACGTCGGTCACCGCCGGACGGTGACCTCGGTGGGTGGGGTGCAGGTCGTCCCCGAGACCGACTGGGACCGCGTGGTCGGTGCCCTCGGGGGGCTGGACACCTACACCAGCGCCGGGTACTCGCGGGCGTCCGCGCTGCTGGAGGTGCCGGGGACCCGGCCGGTGCTGCTGCGCCTGCGCCACCGGGACGGCGACGTCGCGCTGCCGCTGCTGCTCCGGCCGCTGCCCGGACGGCCCGGGTGGGACGCCACCACCGCCTACGGCTACGGCGGGCCGGTCGCCCGCTCCGGGGCCGCGGCCGCCGCCCTGGGCCCGGCGCTGGACGCCTGGGCGCGGGCCAACGGCGTCGTGGCCACCTTCCTCCGGCTGCACCCGCTGCTGGGCAACGCCGCGCTGGTCCCGGCCTCGGCCGAGCTCGTGCCCGCCGGCTCCACCGTGGTCTGGGACGTCTCACCCGGCCGGGACCTGTCCGCCGGCATGCACCCGCACCACCGCCGGGCGGCACGCCGGGCCGACCGCGAGGGGCTCGAGGTCACCGTCGACCCGCGCCCGGCCTCCCTCCGGGACTTCCGGACGCTGTACGTGGCGACGATGCGCCGGCAGCAGGCCGACGCGTTCTTCTACTTCCCCGACGACTACTGGGCGGCACTGCTCGAGGAGGCGGCGACGCTGCGCCCGCTGCTGGTCGAGGGCCGGGTGGAGGGGCGGCTGGTCGCGGCGCTGCTGTGCTTCGCGCACGGGCCGTGGCTGCACTACCACCTGGGCGCCTCCGACGAGGTGGCCCGCACGATGGGGGCCTCCAACCGGCTGTTCCTGGCCGCGGCCGAGTGGGCGCAGGCCCAGGGCATGGACCGGCTGCACCTGGGCGGTGGACTCGGCGGGTCGGCGACCTCGCCGCTGTTCGTCTTCAAGCACCGCTACGACCCGCAGGGCGAGCCGCTGCCCTTCCACGTGGCCAAGCTCGTGCACGACCCCGTCGGCTACCGCGAGCTCGCGGGCACCGACGACACGGCCGGGTTCTTCCCGCCCTGGCGCCGTCCCGCCTGACCCCGGTCAGGCCGGCGGCACCGGGCTCCCGAGGCCGGGGGCCCGGCGGCCGAGCACGTCGAGCAGGGCACCGGCCAGGCCGTCGGCGGCGGCGGCCGCGTCGAGGTCCGCGCGGACGTCGGGGACGCCGAGCACCGCACCGGAGGCGGTGTCGCCGGCGAGCAGGCCGGCCAGGGCCGCGACGTCCCCGTCCGGCGCGAGCCGGACCAGCGGGGCGTCCCGCAGGCCCTTGACGTCGAAGCCGTAGCACCAGCGGCCGACCGCGGCGGCCTCCAGCGCGACGCGGGGGAGCCCCTCCCAGGAGGCCGTGTGCAGCAGGGCGGTCGCCTCGCCCAGTGCCGCGGCCACCGGTCCCCGGCCCTCGGCGCGGACGACGTCGCCCAGGCCGAGCTCCGCCGTCCGGGCCCGGACCGCCTCGTGCAGCGGCCCGTCGCCGAGCATGCGCAGCCGCACGGGCACCCCGCGCTCGACCAGGTGGGCGACGACGGCCAGCGCGAGCAGGGGCCGCTTGCGGGGGGTCATGTCCCCGGCCCACAGCAGCTCGAGGGTGCCCGGTGCCGGCGGCGGCGCGGCCGGCCACTGCCCGAGCGGGACGCCGACGCCGCCGGCGAGGCGGTGCACCCGCCGCGCCCCGTGTCGTTCGAACCAGGCCTGGTCGTCCCGGTTGATCGTCACCACCCCGGCCGTCCGGGGCAGCAGGGCGCGCTCCACGGCCTTCCACGGCAGCGCGCGGACGTCGTCGCGCCCCCAGTGCAGGCCGTGGCAGAAGTAGACGACCGGCGCCGGCAGCCCGCCGGCCCGCACGAGCACCGACGCGGTCGCGGTGTTGGTGACGACGACGTCGTGCCGCTGCGCCGCCGACCAGGCCCGGACGGCGCGGACGGCGGTGCGCACGTGCGGGGAGGGCCGCTGGGTGAAGCCCGCCAGCGGCGTCCAGCCCGGCAGCGACGACGTCGTCCCGCTGGCCGACGTGACCGCGAAGCCCAGGGCGGTGAGCCGGTCGACGATCGGGGGGAAGAACGCGTCCAGCGTGCGGCCGACGCTGGTCACCAGGCCGACCCGGACCGGTTCGCCACCGGCAGGTCCCTGCTCCCGGTCGGGCGTCACCGCAGCACCCGCTGCTCGCCGGGGACCGCCACGGCGGTGCGCGCCGCGACGGCCGGGAGGGTGCGTTCCGGGCGGAGCACCCAGGCGACCAGCAGCCAGCCGGCCACACCCGGCGCCAGGACGTCGATGTCGAGCAGCCGCATGTGGATCGGCGTGGCCATGAGGACGGCGGCCAGCACGCTCAGGCCCCAGAGCGAGGCGGGGTGACCGGGCCGGGGCCACGTCCCCAGCAGGTGCACGGCCAGGCCGGTGAGCAGGAAGAGCCCGACGACGCCGGCCAGGCCGAAGTCGAACCAGGTGTCCCCGAACGCCGTGTAGGTGTTGAAGGGGATCGGCATGTCCACGTAGTCGGCGAACGGCTGGGGCTCGGGGACGGGCACGCCCAGGAACTGGAGTGCCTTCCCGACGGCGTAGACCGACCGTCCCCACCCCCCGTAGGGGCCGGGACCGCCGGTGGACTGGTCGACGGCGACGGTGAACGCGCTGATGCCGCCGACCTGGTAGAGCACGGGCTGCACCAGCGCGTCGGGCAGCCAGTCCGCGACCGCCAGCCCCGCCGGCACGGCGCCCTTGTCCAGCTGCTGGCCGACGACGCCGAAGTAGGCCAGTGCGCCGCCGCCGACGGCCGTGACGAGCGCGGCCACCCGGACGCCCGGGGACAGCACCCGTCGCCGGGAGCGGCGGACCAGGCCCGGGGACCGGGGCAGCAGGACGAGGAAGAACAGGCAGGTGATGGCCACGGTGAGGGTGGCCGTGCGGGACGGGGACTGCATGGTGCTCGCGATCGCGACCGGGACGAGCAGCGCCCACCACCAGCGGTGGCAGAGCGCGCCGATCACGCCGAACGCGCCGAGCAGCGGGGCCAGCGCCTGGGCGACGCCGACCGGCGCGGAGACCGACAGGTCGCCGTAGAGCTCGGCCCAGCGCACCAGCTTGGTGTCCAGCTGCCCGAAGGGGACGCCGAGGACCGCCGAGACCGCCAGGCGGTACTGCCACGTGCCCCAGGCGACGACGACCAGCACGACCCCCGTCGCCGCCGCCAGCCGGCCGACCCGCAGGGTGGTGCGGACCGGGGGCGCGGCGGTCGCGTCCACCCCGGGCCGTGGCGTGCGGTCGAACAGCAGCGGGACGGCGGTCATCGCGGCCAGGCCCAGGACGATCGCCACCGCCGTCTGCAGGCTCGGCTCCGCCAGCCCGACCGGCCGGGTCACCAGCAGCAGGCCGATGACCGACCACAGGCCGAGCGTGACCGTCAGCAGGTGCAGCGGCCCCCACCGGCGCCAGCACAGCAGGAGCAGCAGCACCGACGCCACCAGGACCATCGCCGAGGTCACGACAGCACCGCCACCGTGCCCGGCCGCCACGCCTCGCGGGCCGACAGCAGCAGGGCCCGCCGGCGCACGCGGCCCCCCTCCGGCTGGCGGGTCAGCGTGCGGGCGACCACCTCGGCCAGCGTGACCAGCAGTGCGGCCGCCGCGGCCGGGCGCCCCCCGCGCTTGGCGAAGTACCGGACCCGGGAGACGCGGAAGACGC belongs to Modestobacter sp. L9-4 and includes:
- a CDS encoding GNAT family N-acetyltransferase; protein product: MTVADVGHRRTVTSVGGVQVVPETDWDRVVGALGGLDTYTSAGYSRASALLEVPGTRPVLLRLRHRDGDVALPLLLRPLPGRPGWDATTAYGYGGPVARSGAAAAALGPALDAWARANGVVATFLRLHPLLGNAALVPASAELVPAGSTVVWDVSPGRDLSAGMHPHHRRAARRADREGLEVTVDPRPASLRDFRTLYVATMRRQQADAFFYFPDDYWAALLEEAATLRPLLVEGRVEGRLVAALLCFAHGPWLHYHLGASDEVARTMGASNRLFLAAAEWAQAQGMDRLHLGGGLGGSATSPLFVFKHRYDPQGEPLPFHVAKLVHDPVGYRELAGTDDTAGFFPPWRRPA
- a CDS encoding glycosyltransferase, whose translation is MTSVGRTLDAFFPPIVDRLTALGFAVTSASGTTSSLPGWTPLAGFTQRPSPHVRTAVRAVRAWSAAQRHDVVVTNTATASVLVRAGGLPAPVVYFCHGLHWGRDDVRALPWKAVERALLPRTAGVVTINRDDQAWFERHGARRVHRLAGGVGVPLGQWPAAPPPAPGTLELLWAGDMTPRKRPLLALAVVAHLVERGVPVRLRMLGDGPLHEAVRARTAELGLGDVVRAEGRGPVAAALGEATALLHTASWEGLPRVALEAAAVGRWCYGFDVKGLRDAPLVRLAPDGDVAALAGLLAGDTASGAVLGVPDVRADLDAAAAADGLAGALLDVLGRRAPGLGSPVPPA
- a CDS encoding O-antigen polymerase — translated: MTSAMVLVASVLLLLLCWRRWGPLHLLTVTLGLWSVIGLLLVTRPVGLAEPSLQTAVAIVLGLAAMTAVPLLFDRTPRPGVDATAAPPVRTTLRVGRLAAATGVVLVVVAWGTWQYRLAVSAVLGVPFGQLDTKLVRWAELYGDLSVSAPVGVAQALAPLLGAFGVIGALCHRWWWALLVPVAIASTMQSPSRTATLTVAITCLFFLVLLPRSPGLVRRSRRRVLSPGVRVAALVTAVGGGALAYFGVVGQQLDKGAVPAGLAVADWLPDALVQPVLYQVGGISAFTVAVDQSTGGPGPYGGWGRSVYAVGKALQFLGVPVPEPQPFADYVDMPIPFNTYTAFGDTWFDFGLAGVVGLFLLTGLAVHLLGTWPRPGHPASLWGLSVLAAVLMATPIHMRLLDIDVLAPGVAGWLLVAWVLRPERTLPAVAARTAVAVPGEQRVLR